Genomic DNA from Frondihabitans sp. PAMC 28766:
TGCCGCAGCAGAGGGCAGCCGCGCCGTCACCATCCCCGGCTCGGGCCGCTTCATCCCCGACGAGCAGCCGACGCTCCTCACCGACGCACCCCGCGCGTTTCTCGACGAGACCGGGCCGCGCTGAGCAGACCCGTACTATGGATCGACCCCGCCCAGCGAACGGAAAGCTCTTCTCATGCACATCCTCGTCACCGGAGGCGCCGGTTTCATCGGCTCCAACTTCGTGCGCCGCACGCTTCAGGACGCCTACCCGGGCCTCGAGGGCGCCGACGTCACCGTCCTCGACGCGCTCACCTACTCGGGCAACCTCGAGAACCTGGCCCCCGTGGCCGACTCGCCCCGCTACCGCTTCGTCCAGGGCGACATCCGCGACGCGGCCCTCCTCGACACGCTCTTCCCCGAGGTCGACGCCGTCGTCCACTTCGCGGCCGAGTCACACGTCGACCGCTCGGTGCGCGACGCCTCGATCTTCGTCGAGACCAACGTCCTCGGCACGCAGCAGCTGCTCGACGCCGCCCTCCGCCACGACCTGAAGCGCTTCGTGCACGTCTCGACCGACGAGGTCTACGGCTCGATCGCCGAGGGCTCGTGGGCCGAAGACCGCCCGCTCGAGCCGAACTCGCCCTACTCGGCGTCGAAGGCCGGCAGCGACCTGCTCGCGCGCAGCTACTTCCGCACCCACGGCCTCAACGTGTCGATCACCCGCTGCTCGAACAACTACGGCCCCTACCACTTCCCCGAGAAGGTCATCCCGCTCTTCGTCACGAACCTCATCGACGACAAGCACGTGCCGCTCTACGGCGAGGGCAACAACATCCGCGACTGGCTGCACGTCGACGACCACACCCGCGGCATCGCCATGGTGCTGGTCGGCGGCCGCGCCGGCGAGATCTACAACATCGGCGGCGGCACCGAGCTCACCAACAAAGAGCTGACGCAGCTGCTGCTCGACGCGACCGGCAAAGACTGGTCGTACGTCGACCGCGTGCAGGACAGGCTCGGCCACGACCTGCGCTACTCCGTCGACATCTCGAAGATCCGCGCCGAGCTCGGCTACGAGCCGCAGGTGCCCTTCGCCGAGGGTCTCGCCGACGTCGTGCAGTGGTATCGCGACAACCGTGCCTGGTGGGAGCCCCTCAAAGCCCGCGCGGCCCTGGTGTGAGCGAGCCCTCCGTGAAGTACCTCGTGACGGGCGCCCGCGGCATGCTCGGCAGCGACCTCGTCGAGGCGCTCTTCGGGCGCGACGTGACAGTGCTCGGGCGTCAGGATCTCGACGTGACCGACCGCGACTCCGTGCTGCGCGCCGTCGAAGGCCACGACGTCGTGATCAACGCGGCCGCGTACACCAGGGTGGACGACGCCGAGACTCACGAAGACGAGGCACTGCTCGTCAACGGCACTGCCGTCGGGCTCCTGGCGGAAGCAACGGCAGCCCATGGCGCGAAGCTCGTCACGGTGTCGACCGACTACGTCTTCGACGGCACCGCCACCGAGCCCTACACCGAGGCGACCCCCCTCGATCCTCTGAACGCGTACGGCCGCACGAAGGCCGAGGGCGAGCGCCTGGCCCTCGGCGCGAACCCCGCGGGCACCTACATCGTGCGGACGGCCTGGCTCTACGGCGAGCACGGCCCGAACTTCGCGAAGACCATGCTGAAGCTCAGCTCGAGCCACGACACGGTGTCGGTGGTCGACGACCAGCTCGGCCAGCCGACATGGACGGCCGACCTCGCTCAGCAGATCGTCGCGCTGGTCGACTCCGACGCCCCCGCCGGCGTCTATCACGGCACGAACT
This window encodes:
- the rfbB gene encoding dTDP-glucose 4,6-dehydratase: MHILVTGGAGFIGSNFVRRTLQDAYPGLEGADVTVLDALTYSGNLENLAPVADSPRYRFVQGDIRDAALLDTLFPEVDAVVHFAAESHVDRSVRDASIFVETNVLGTQQLLDAALRHDLKRFVHVSTDEVYGSIAEGSWAEDRPLEPNSPYSASKAGSDLLARSYFRTHGLNVSITRCSNNYGPYHFPEKVIPLFVTNLIDDKHVPLYGEGNNIRDWLHVDDHTRGIAMVLVGGRAGEIYNIGGGTELTNKELTQLLLDATGKDWSYVDRVQDRLGHDLRYSVDISKIRAELGYEPQVPFAEGLADVVQWYRDNRAWWEPLKARAALV
- the rfbD gene encoding dTDP-4-dehydrorhamnose reductase is translated as MLGSDLVEALFGRDVTVLGRQDLDVTDRDSVLRAVEGHDVVINAAAYTRVDDAETHEDEALLVNGTAVGLLAEATAAHGAKLVTVSTDYVFDGTATEPYTEATPLDPLNAYGRTKAEGERLALGANPAGTYIVRTAWLYGEHGPNFAKTMLKLSSSHDTVSVVDDQLGQPTWTADLAQQIVALVDSDAPAGVYHGTNSGSATWFDFARAVFAGAGLDPERVKPTDSSTFVRPAARPGFSVLGHDAWADAGITEMRPWADALSEAFARGVFAD